A stretch of Podospora bellae-mahoneyi strain CBS 112042 chromosome 5, whole genome shotgun sequence DNA encodes these proteins:
- a CDS encoding hypothetical protein (EggNog:ENOG503NYSU), protein MATFSAVLFLLFLGLVVGEDDKIGWQPEPNGRGTFSLVFSCVVTLTLCVFSALHLNVPPESHSNSLRLQFLDKAKWVVYGIFAPEVVVATAAAQFIVATWLKGQIEIDVKSRGGNGQVWDIGQCFFAVMGGFVADLPESAGMDVDGKPRRVTVTAEGIRLLSFLGDLPTIQESQIRDKSKADWLAKSIVCFQAGWMVIQVIGRAAKHLPISLLEINTCGHVACALGIYLLWWHKPLDILVPTLLPVDERMSEALALMHLCSPETSGVDEHGIMDIRCFVHVVEEEDDERIWRLPESYPSPALSSPDQTPALASQTSRQELSELTTHLSIGSPGSRNPAAFLGFGQLWSETDTATAESKRPQNARNTSYRYQFNLNAPLVSPQCLDYFKPPYDTFSIRHSRYCRRGFPDAQKPPSSTDPTAQTRPLIPSPLLQTASHAADRLRTLCSSRPDYQPYYFTLGFGPKLAHFFGEADYLAPHIVNFPSPHKLSLGQVNIHRDRLRAVLAATAAAYGALHCSAGFNNFETFSFVAEAERILWIVSALTITASGVVLWGFFSARQCWPRFDGWVSGVNPSMPITLTGKDGKGRGKLVRWGRRLGVYVVLGAFVVARVYLVVEAFVSLRGAPRGLYETVEWTEFLPHL, encoded by the coding sequence ATGGCAACATTTAGCGCCgtcctttttctcctcttcttgggcTTAGtcgttggagaggatgacAAAATAGGCTGGCAGCCTGAACCCAATGGGCGGGGTACCTTCTCTCTTGTCTTTTCATGTGTCGTTACCCTCACACTTTGTGTCTTCTCAGCACTCCACCTCAACGTACCACCCGAGTCTCACAGTAACAGCCTTCGGCTTCAGTTTCTCGACAAGGCGAAATGGGTCGTCTACGGAATCTTCGCGCctgaggtggttgtggctacagcagcagcgcagTTCATTGTCGCTACCTGGCTGAAGGGGCAAATCGAAATTGATGTCAAGAGTCGGGGTGGTAACGGGCAAGTCTGGGATATTGGGCAGTGCTTCTTTGCCGTTATGGGCGGCTTTGTGGCTGATCTCCCTGAGTCTGCCGGGATGGATGTCGATGGAAAGCCGAGGCGAGTGACTGTTACCGCTGAGGGTATCAGACTGCTGTCGTTCTTGGGGGATCTGCCCACCATTCAAGAGTCTCAGATTAGGGATAAGAGCAAGGCAGATTGGCTGGCAAAGAGCATTGTTTGTTTCCAGGCTGGGTGGATGGTGATTCAGGTGATCGGTCGAGCAGCAAAGCATCTGCCAATATCTTTGTTGGAGATCAACACCTGCGGGCATGTTGCTTGTGCGCTGGGTATCTACCTGCTGTGGTGGCACAAGCCCTTGGATATTCTGGTGCCGACGTTGCTCCCAGTTGATGAGAGAATGAGCGAGGCGCTGGCGCTCATGCACCTCTGCTCACCAGAGACAAGTGGCGTGGATGAGCACGGAATCATGGACATCAGGTGCTTTGTGCatgtggtggaagaagaagatgatgagaggaTTTGGAGACTGCCAGAGAGTTATCCATCGCCAGCACTTTCCTCGCCAGATCAAACACCAGCACTTGCATCGCAGACTTCCCGTCAAGAGCTGTCAGAACTTACTACCCATCTCTCCATCGGGTCACCTGGCTCCAGGAACCCAGCTGCCTTCCTCGGCTTTGGTCAGCTCTGGTCCGAAACCGACACGGCCACAGCTGAGAGCAAGAGACCACAAAATGCAAGAAACACCAGTTATCGCTACCAATTCAACCTGAACGCACCCCTGGTCTCCCCTCAATGCCTCGATTACTTCAAGCCTCCATACGACACCTTCTCCATTCGACACAGCCGCTACTGCCGCCGTGGCTTCCCCGACGCTCaaaaacctccctcctccaccgatCCTACCGCGCAAACTCGACCATTaatcccctctcccctcctccaaaccgCCTCCCACGCCGCCGACCGCCTGCGcaccctctgctcctcccgtCCCGACTACCAGCCCTACTACTTCACCCTCGGCTTCGGCCCCAAACTAGCCCACTTCTTCGGCGAGGCAGATTACCTCGCCCCTCACATAGTCAacttcccctctccccataAGCTCTCTCTCGGCCAAGTCAACATCCACCGTGACCGCCTCCGTGCCGTACTCGCTGCCACAGCCGCAGCTTATGGAGCGCTGCATTGCTCAGCGGGCTTCAACAATTTCGAGACGTTTAGCTTTGTTGCAGAGGCAGAGAGGATACTGTGGATTGTTTCTGCGTTGACGATAACGGCTTcgggtgtggtgttgtggggtTTTTTCTCTGCGAGGCAGTGCTGGCCTAGGTTTGATGGGTGGGTTTCGGGGGTTAATCCTTCTATGCCGATTACTTTGACGGGGAAAGATGGCAAGGGGCGGGGGAAATTGGTGAGGTGGGGACGCAGGCTGGGGGTGTatgtggttttgggggcTTTTGTGGTTGCGAGGGTGTATTTGGTTGTGGAGGCTTTTgtgagtttgaggggggcgCCGAGGGGGTTGTATGAGACGGTGGAGTGGACGGAGTTTTTGCCGCATTTATAA
- a CDS encoding hypothetical protein (CAZy:AA1; EggNog:ENOG503NVU0; COG:Q), which produces MKQTLLALGAFFTAVTAIALPLDSLQSNPHLTPLKPRQGCENTPTSRECWGEFGLDTNYYTTWPNTGNTREYWLSVRQGDCSPDGYLRTCMTFNGTIPGPTIFADWGDDLVIHVTNNMLENGTAIHWHGLHMRDNSLNDGVPGVTQCGIRPGDTQTYRFKVTQYGSTWYHSHFSLQYAEGLFGGMIFNGPATADYEVDLGNLFLSDWGHTEAFHLWSTVAKGGRPPTLETGLINGTNTITPNCNPATDARCVGQGAKHEIIFKENTTYLIRLVNPAVDSVFDFSIDQHDLTVIAQDLVPIKPYTTDSVQISMGQRYDIVVTAKPKNKTADGNYWLRAGLIPGCSGPNLNAANITGIVRYNKDSTALPSSTNHNTISTSCLGEPLASLEPYLELNVTNMFNTTLENLGTRPQGVDGAEWFQWTLNTSSLHLDPSHPTLEHVFNNESIFPTPYNVVGVQPSGTGEQQWQVLIIQDQTQIGAAHPIHLHGHDFWVLAAVPQATFNGDTSGFNTANPSRRDVAVLPGRGYLAIAFELDNPGAWLVHCHIAWHASQGLSLEFVESQSKIRSGLLQRDIDEFERTCQRWTGWPPVHPQEDSGI; this is translated from the exons ATGAAGCAGACGCTTCTTGCCCTCGGGGCTTTCTTTACAGCCGTCACGGCTATCGCCCTTCCTCTTGACTCTTTGCAGTCGAACCCTCATCTCACACCTCTGAAGCCTCGTCAGGGTTGTGAAAACACTCCGACTTCCCGTGAATGCTGGGGAGAGTTTGGTCTTGATACCAATTACTACACCACCTGGCCCAACACCGGAAACACCAGGGAGTACTGGCTCTCTGTCCGGCAGGGAGACTGCTCCCCTGACGGCTACCTTCGAACATGCATGACCTTTAACGGCACTATTCCTGGCCCCACGATCTTTGCCGATTGGGGCGATGACCTTGTCATCCATGTCACCAATAACATGCTGGAGAACGGGACAGCCATTCACTGGCATGGTCTCCATATGAGGGATAACTCTCTTAATGATG GCGTGCCTGGCGTTACTCAGTGTGGTATCCGCCCTGGTGACACCCAAACCTACCGGTTCAAGGTCACCCAATATGGCTCGACTTGGTACCACTCTCATTTCTCTCTGCAGTACGCTGAAGGTCTCTTTGGCGGCATGATCTTCAATGGTCCCGCTACTGCAGACTATGAGGTTGACCTTGGCAACTTGTTCCTCTCTGACTGGGGCCACACTGAGGCATTCCATCTCTGGAGTACTGTCGCCAAGGGCGGTAGACCTCCCACGCTTGAAACGGGTCTCATCAACGGCACCAACACTATTACCCCTAACTGCAACCCTGCCACCGACGCTCGCTGCGTTGGACAGGGTGCAAAGCACGAGATCATTTTCAAGGAGAACACAACATATCTCATCCGTCTCGTCAACCCGGCTGTTGACTCAGTGTTCGACTTCAGCATTGATCAGCATGACCTGACTGTTATCGCCCAAGATCTTGTCCCAATCAAGCCTTACACCACAGACTCGGTTCAGATCTCCATGGGTCAAAGATATGATATCGTCGTCACagccaagcccaagaacaAGACCGCCGACGGCAACTACTGGCTCCGCGCCGGACTCATCCCAGGATGCAGCGGTCCCAACCTCAACGCTGCAAACATCACCGGCATTGTCCGCTACAACAAGGATAGCACTgcactcccctcctccaccaaccacaacaccattTCCACCAGCTGCCTCGGCGAACCTCTCGCCAGTCTCGAGCCCTACCTCGAACTGAACGTGACAAACAtgttcaacaccaccctcgagaACCTGGGCACTAGGCCACAGGGCGTCGACGGCGCGGAGTGGTTCCAGTGGACGCTCAATACCTCCTCCCTGCACCTCgacccatcccaccccacGCTGGAGCACGTCTTCAACAACGAAAGCATCTTCCCCACCCCTTACAACGTGGTGGGTGTGCAGCCTTCCGGCACCGGtgagcagcagtggcaggTGCTCATCATCCAAGACCAAACTCAGATTGG CGCCGCCCACCCAATCCACCTCCACGGTCACGACTTCTGGGTACTGGCCGCAGTTCCCCAAGCAACCTTCAACGGCGACACCTCCGGTTtcaacaccgccaacccctcccgcCGCGACGTCGCCGTCCTCCCCGGGCGCGGCTACCTCGCTATCGCGTTCGAGCTCGACAACCCCGGTGCTTGGCTGGTGCACTGTCACATCGCCTGGCACGCCAGCCAGGGCTTGTCCCTGGAATTTGTCGAGAGCCAGAGCAAGATCAGGAGCGGACTGCTGCAGAGGGACATCGATGAGTTTGAGCGGACTTGCCAGAGGTGGACGGGCTGGCCGCCTGTTCACCCGCAGGAGGACTCTGGTATTTAA
- a CDS encoding hypothetical protein (EggNog:ENOG503NWC1; BUSCO:EOG09262MFL; COG:J): MKPRTFSKDGKANTTTMARIPTTELRRYLLTGQLTRRGCLHLRSSTLAPPILPLRTLSTTPPTPSDQQPQIIPLRKQLKDQAKAAKLSGSPKKKLKKSDNQTVPGWDLTVGIEIHAQLNTPSKLFSHASTPSSSSDDAAHHHHPNTHVAPFDLAIPGSQPSFQPTTLIPAIRAALALNCDIEFISRFDRKHYFHWDQPSGYQITQYYHPFARSGSVTLYPRDGIAAEDGEQVTVGIKQVQMEQDTAKTLAQPNSTHYLDFNRVGVPLVEIITEPCIHRPATAAAFVRKVQMLLKSVDACISGLEQGGLRADVNVSVKRTGEEELGTRTEIKNLSSFKAVEDAIIAERDRQIRVLEEGGRIEGETRGWSLGSMETRRLRGKEGEVDYRYMPDPDLGPVVIGRDLVERLEETMGMLPDEEVGVLMGRFGLSERDAMALMLIEGRLEYFYGVLEELERMLGVEAVEGGEKRHTMLAANWCLHELGKLTEAEEVGEAAAEEVTSQVPEQDLAAILFYLHQKKITAKVAKDLLWDVFRGTIATGGVTEQIDSQDLWYKEITEADYAAIADEVIEGQEKVLQDFLKFKQGKSKAYPQGKLGFLVGKMMRAGPEQGKGMDPASAERVMRVRIEQVYLPRLEEAQ; the protein is encoded by the coding sequence ATGAAGCCTCGAACTTTTTCTAAAGATGGCAaagccaacaccacaaccatggCGCGAATACCCACCACTGAGCTGAGAAGATACCTTCTAACCGGCCAATTAACCCGCCGCGGCTGCCTCCATCTTAGATCATCCACCCTCGCACCACCAATACTGCCCCTCCGAaccttgtccaccacccctccaaccccctccgaCCAGCAACCCCAGATTATCCCCCTCCGCAAACAGCTCAAAGACCAAGCCAAGGCCGCCAAACTTTCCGGCTCCCCCAAGAAAAAGCTAAAAAAATCCGACAACCAAACCGTCCCCGGCTGGGACCTCACCGTCGGCATCGAAATCCATGCCCAactcaacaccccctccaagctcTTCTCCCACGCCTCgacccccagcagcagctccgACGAcgcagcccaccaccaccaccccaataCCCACGTCGCCCCCTTCGACCTCGCCATCCCCGGCTCCCAACCCTCATTccagccaacaaccctcaTCCCCGCCATCCGCGCCGCCCTAGCCCTCAACTGCGACATCGAGTTCATCTCCCGATTCGATCGAAAACACTACTTCCACTGGGACCAGCCTTCTGGTTACCAAATAACGCAGTATTACCACCCCTTTGCCCGATCAGGTTCGGTAACCTTGTACCCGCGGGATGGCATCGCAGCAGAAGACGGGGAGCAGGTAACAGTGGGGATAAAACAAGTCCAAATGGAGCAGGACACGGCCAAGACGCTCGCGCAACCTAACTCTACGCACTATCTTGATTTCAACAGGGTGGGTGTGCCGCTGGTGGAAATCATCACCGAGCCGTGTATCCACCGCCCTGCCACAGCGGCGGCATTTGTGAGGAAGGTGCAGATGCTGCTTAAGAGCGTGGATGCTTGTATTTCTGGGCTGGAGCAAGGTGGTTTACGAGCGGATGTCAACGTTTCCGTCAAGAGGactggggaagaagagctGGGGACGAGGACGGAGATTAAGAATTTGAGTAGTTTtaaggcggtggaggatgcgATTATTGCTGAGAGGGATAGGCAGATTagggtgttggaggaaggggggaggattgaaggggagacgagggggtggagcttggggagtatggagacgaggaggttgagagggaaggagggggaggtggattaTAGGTATATGCCTGATCCGGATttggggccggtggtgattgggAGGGacttggtggagaggttggaggaaacgatggggatgttgccggatgaggaggttggggtattgatggggaggtttgggttgAGCGAGAGGGATGCgatggcgttgatgttgatagaggggaggttggagtaTTTTTatggggtgttggaggagttggagaggatgttgggggttgaggcggtggaagggggggagaagaggcatACGATGCTGGCGGCAAATTGGTGTCTGCATGAGTTGGGGAAGCTGACTGAGGCGGaagaggtgggggaggccgctgctgaggaggtCACCAGTCAAGTGCCGGAGCAGGATTTGGCTGCCATTTTGTTTTACTTGCATCAGAAGAAGATCACGGCCAAGGTGGCGAAGGATTTGCTCTGGGATGTTTTCCGAGGAACGATTGCGACTGGTGGAGTGACTGAGCAGATTGACAGTCAAGATTTGTGGTACAAGGAAATTACTGAGGCAGACTATGCGGCCATTGCTGATGAGGTGATCGAGGGCCAGGAGAAGGTGTTGCAGGACTTCCTCAAGTTTAAGCAGGGAAAGAGCAAAGCTTACCCCCAGGGCAAGCTGGGATTCTTGGTCGgcaagatgatgagggctGGTCCCGAGCAGGGAAAGGGGATGGATCCTGCTTCTGCTGAGAGGGTCATGAGAGTGAGGATTGAGCAGGTGTATCTTCCAAGACTGGAAGAGGCTCAATAA